CGCCCAGATTTGGGTAGCAATACTAATCTTCCTTGAATGGTAGCGAGCGTGATCTGGTCGCATTACCACTGGGATCACACCGGGAGCATGGAGCTCTTCCCCAAGTCAACACAGCTGGTCGTCGGTCCCGGTTTCAAGGCGTCGCCGCGACTTTTACCAGGCTTCCCCGAGAACATAGACTCGCCCATTGATTCAAGGGCTATCGAGGGGCGCGAGCTACGGGAAATCGTATTTGACGATTCCTTTCAGATCGGTGGTTTCCGTGCGCACGACTTCTTCGGCGACGGCTCCTTCTATCTACTGGGTAGGTAGCTGCGTCCTTCGCCTCatttctgctcctcctctctgACGAACAGCTATAGACACCCCCGGCCACTGCCTGGGCCACATTTGCGGCCTTGCCCGGACTACCCCGGGCCCTGAAAGCACTTTTGTCCTTCTCGGCGGGGACATTTGCCACTTCCCTGGAGTGTTTCGGCCAAGCCCCCAGCTACCCCTTCCAGACCCGATCCCAAGCGGCGTTCTGGATAGTGGCACAACCTATTTCCCGCGGGTCTGCCCCTGTTCCCTCTTTGCAGAGGCGCACCCTCTTCGCGACAGCATTCCCGAGAACTCTGAACCAGGGGCCCATCCATTTTATCACGTTTCTACGGACGAAAGCGCCGCGTACATTGATCCCGCGGAGAGTCAGCGGTCcgtcgagaagctcgtcCACTTCGACACGAGCCCCGATGTGCTGGTTTGTCTGGCCCATGACGAGACGATGCTGCGTCAACTGCCGACGTTGAATGAAGCGCCGGACGATGATCTGAATGGGTGGCGACTGAGAGGGTATAAGGAGAGAGTGCACTGGGGGTGGTTGAATGAGCTGTCGCGTGGGGGGAAACCTGGGAGACCGAGGGCTATTGAGGGGTTTTGGAGAGATAAGAAGGTGTGGGAGGgggcgaaggaggagttgAAGCGGAATGGGGAGAGTGCGTCGGGGGTGTCGTTGTGATGACCATTTGGAAATGGGTTATACGTTTTACTatattcgtcttcgtcttcgtcttctaGCATATTGTAGGAAAGAGGGTCTCATGATCTACTACTCGGACACCTGCAGCAATACCTTTCTGGCTTCTTGCGACTCGAACAGCTCGTATCCCCTCGCCGCCTCTGCCAACGGTAACCGATGTGAAATGAAATCCGTGAACATCGTCCGGTGGAAAGTGAAAAGCTCCAAGGCTTCCTCGAAAACAGCCTTGACAGGCGCCCTCCCCATATTTAGGCTATCCGGTTAGCATACAACCACCATCTGATAGGTCTAGAAACACGTACTTGATATTCTTTTGATACCCCTGCAGCGCCGTAAACGGCATCTCCGTCTGGTGAAAGCCAACAGAGCTGAGCACGCCGCATGGTCTCAGCAgctccatcgccatggccaGGGCCGCCTGGTTCCCAACACTCTCAACCACGGCGTCGGCACCTCGTCCTTCTGTTGCTCTCAAgacgatggcctggatgtcATCTACCCCAAGATGCAACGGGATCCCTCCCATCCGCCGCGCCTGCTCCAACCTGTCCGGAATCGTGTCGACACAGAAGACGGTCCCAGCCCCCTTGACGACGGCTGTCATGATAGCGCAGAGCCCGACAATGCCGCATCCAAGACAGACAAAGACGGCGGATTTCAGCGGCTGTTTAACCATTTGCAGCGCGCCGTTCGTCGGCATCTTGATGCCTTCCGTCTCAAAATACGAAATTGCCCGCATGGCGCCATAATATCCCGTCGGAAAGATATCCGACATCATGATGAGCAGTTCGTCATTGATATTCGGCGGCGCGATAACGAGCGTCCCATCGGCGTGCGGGACTCGTACGTACTCTGCCTGTCCCCCGTCAATCTGCGCGGTGCCTAGGGCAAGCGAGTTGGCGCAGCGGTTTGTGTAGCCGTATTTGCAGAACCAGCAGTTGAGACTGGCGGTGTTAGATTTTTTGTTTACTGGGCGATGTTGTGCTTCAAGCTTACCAGGCTGAGGAGAACAGGCCGACGACTAGGTCGCCTGTTTTGACAGTGGTTACGTTGCTTCCGACTTGGTCGACGATGCCGGTGAATTCGTGGCCCTATTCACTTTAGCTGGATCTTGTCGATGGGGCTCGAGGTTgggggtgggaagagaaCGTACCATGATATGCCCATATGTGGTCTTTTGGTGTCCTCTGTAGGGATGCAGCTCACTGCCGCAGATCCCAGCATACCGCACACGCACAATGGCATCGTCTGCTTTTAGGATGGACGGTCGAGGCTTTCGCTCGACTCGGATGTGGCGAGGGCCGTGGAGGACGACGGCGTTCATTTCCATATTTAGTATACAGCGTGGTGCTGACCAGACTGCGACCACCCCCTGCGCATACTGACTCTAATATATACACCACAGGCAGGCTTCCTGATCGGGTCGGCTAAACTTGGCAATTCAGGCGGAGCACACCTGAATCGACCCAATCACCTGCTCTCATCACTCCACTTCCCCAGATTTACCCCGCGCGGGTTTCGCTACTTATATGCGGCTGCGCCGgctatactccgtacaccaCTCCCCGGCAATCACCCCTGCCACACCTTGGGAAAATCAGACCTCCATGAATTCGCAAAGACGTGCTCGTCTGGTCTGTTACCGCTGCCACAGCAAAAAGGTCTGTCCTTGCCATTTTCTCTTGCAGCATCATGCCACCTTTCTGACTGCCCTCTAGATCAAGTGCGATCTCGCCCAGCAGTCTCAGTCGCGGTCTTGTCGCCACTGTACCCAGGCCAAGGCCGCCTGCCAGTGAGTGTTTATGAGGGCTTTTCCCGGTAGTTTTTTCTGTAATCTGAACGAATGTAGACTCCGGCCGTCGAAACGAGGCCTCGGCAAACGACGCGTCCCGCGCGATGTCGCCCTCGATCCCCCGGTCGAAGAGGCTCGAGAAAATATCGCCACGCAGCACTCAGCGCCATTCTGGAGCCCCGTGGCAAGACATGCCGTAGCCGCAAGTCAGATCCCATCGCCAGACTCAATACAGAGCAACCATGGCAACCAGGACCCAGACGAGGACTGTCTACCCGTCAACCAGGCCAGCTGCTTTGGTGACACGGGGTATATGCAATTGCTCAGCCGCGATGTCGCCAATTATGCCCCAACACCTGCAACCGGTAGCCAGCAGTCGATCCTGGTCCCTGCCTCGAATAGTAACATCACAATTTCTCCTCCATTACAAGCAAGCTTCCTCGAAAGCTACGCTGAATACTGCCACACCTGGTGCCCTGTCCTCGACCAAGACCTGCTCCTCACCCATATCGACCACTCCCCCCTGCTCCAGCATGCCCTCGCCCTTTGCTGCAACCGCGTCAACCCCCCGCTTATCCGTGCCCGCGACTCAGCGGACTACTACGCCGTAGCCAAGGCGCATTTCCACAGCGGCGCGGAGAAGAACGGCCTCGTGCTCCTGGCCTCCATCATGCTCTTCTGGTGGTGGAGCACTGGCTCTGCCACCTTGGTAAGCATGGACAACGCCTGGTGGTGGACAGGCATCGCCATCCGCATCGCCCAGGAAATGGGTCTACACCGCGAACCCCCTTCAACCCTCCCGCAGTCAACGGCGGGCCTGCGCCGCCGCATCTGGTGGACGCTCTTCATCCGCGACcgcatcctcgccctctcgcAGGGCCGCCCTACAAACATCGACCAGGACTTTTGCACCGTGGAGATGGTATCCCCCACCGATTTCGCCACCGCCACCTCTGGCATCGACGACATCGGcatccccatcttcatcgcccgcGCCCACCTCGCCCAGATCACTGGCCGCATCATAAAACAACACCCAGACACCTCGACGCCCTGATAACTTGGATCCAGTCCCTCCCGGCCTCCATCACACTCAACATCCGCTCCCCACGCACcctctccttcaaccgcgacattcaccgtctccatcttAGCTACCTGACCGCGGTCATCCTGCTCAATCTCACGCACTCCCAGGACTCTTCCCCGCTGCCGCGCGCCTCCGAggtcgccatcatcgccgcctcgTGCATCGCCCGTCTCTGGGAAGACTACCTCGCCCGCGGGAACATCCGCTTTCTCTCGGGGGACGCGGGGTGGGAGATTGCTGTTGCGCTGCTTGCACTCTTGGACGCGCGGCGCGTCGAGGCCCTGCGTGTGCCGGCAAGCGCGGATATCGAAACACTCCGCACGGCGCTCTGCGAGATGGCGCGCCTGTGGCCGTCGTCGCGGATGTTCGAAGTCGCCTTTTACAGGCTTTTCGATGAGTGCCATGGCGCAGCGGAGCATGTCGGCCAGGGTCAAGAACCAGCGGACCCTCTACTAATGGCGCGAGACAATCCAGCAATTGACCCTGATAATTATAATGATAATAATGCCGCCGAAACAAGcgcctcctcccccacaACCACAGACTGGATGGAATACTTCCCCTTCATAACGGGCGCCACGAGCGCGCTCATTGACGCTGTCCTCGCGCGCAATCCGTCTTCGTTGGCAGTATTCACGGGCCCGCTGTGGCCGCTTGACATCAACGAAGCGCTGCAGGCGTTCTTGGCGCAGCCGGGGGtggattgggaggagggtgtcgGGGTTGATCTAATAAGTGGTGGGCTGTAAGGGAGGGTTTGTAAAGGAGGTGGGCACACTCGAGGGACTAGTAATGTGTAACTCTCATCTAGCATGTGTCATTATCCTATTCACTGCTGAGCGAAGGCTCAACCAGCAATGGGTTGGATGATTGATCACCAAGGGTACCTAACCTACTAGGTATTGCAAGTGGAATGGGCATATTATTGAATGTCTAAGATAGGGCTACTCACTGGTAGCTTTGAGCCGTTGAACAAGGTTGCTAATTTCTtgtgattttttttttttcttttcactATGAATTATGCGTACCTGGTTgtttatagatatctagataCAAAGCAGCCTTCCCAACAATTGTATTCTATGCCTGCCAAAGCTTCCTTCTTAGACGTATTTGGCAGTTCTTATATCTACTTCACGTAGTGATCTTGCGAGGAGACCTGGGCTTTCAAGAGCTAATATCCACTAATACCCTTGAGACTTACGCTTGTGTTATCTCTCCCCTTGGGAAATGTTACCACCACCTCTTAGTACAGCGGTAATCATTATCCTTGATCGGCTTCATCCCAACGGCAACAAATGGATTGCGTCTTCGGCAACCGTAACTGGGGAGTAACCGATCCCGGCTATGGAAGCAGGGGGCACAGGCCGCCGACCCGAACCCTATAAAACCAATCTAAGCAAGCCAAAAGCCCCCTTCAACGCAATATATACCCGTCGGGTCAAGCTCATCATAATTGTGACCAGCAAAATAACCGCCGAGATATCATGCCGTTGCACGACCTTGCGCGAACCGCGCTGGACGCGGCTGCTACCTCCTCCCAGCACATCTCCCCCATCCATCttgccctctccctcctgGCCACCTACCTCGTTTCCTACGTGGTATACTACCGATATCTGCATCCGCTGGCGGGCTACCCAGGGCCATTCTGGGCGAGCCTGACGAATTTTTGGAAGGTCTACGAGTGCTGGACGATGGCACTGCCCTCGCGTATGTGCGACGTGCACGCCAGGTACGGGCCTGTGGTTAGGATCGGGCCTAATGATCTGATGTTCAATGGAGGCGAGACGATTGCGCCAATTTACAAGGCCGGTAGGAAGATGCCCAAGGGGGTCTTTTATGACTCGTTTGTCTCGACTGTGCCAGAGATCTTTTCGACGAGGGATGAAAATGTAGGTTTCCTGCTGTACCCAGGGAACATAATAAGGGGTGGTGAGGGAAGGTGTACCTGGTCAAGATTGCTGAGTTGAATTAGTTCCATACCATGCGCCTAAAGCAAATCGGGCAGGGCTTCTCTCCAGCAGCGCTCAAGAACATGGAACCCATGTTCGATCGCCACATCCAGAATCTCATGGGCAGCCTGGAGAAACACGCGAGGAACGGCACGGTGCTGGATCTCAAGCAGGCGCTCGCGTTCTACGGCTACGATGTCACGGGCCAACTGGCATTCGACCACAACTTCGAGACGCAGGTCATGGACGATCCAGACAAGATGCCCCCGCTCAACAACcatttcttcctcggcaACATCTACGGCTGCGTTGCTAATCTACTTCCCTGGGTCCGCAACTGGACGGCGTGGTTGCCCTGGGTGCAGAAGATGATCAAGAGTCGCATTGAGCTGACAGGGATCGCGGCAGAGTGCATTGCCCGGGGAATGCAGCGGCATAATGACAAGGCTGAGCCGGGAACTCTGCTTGCGGCCTTGATCGGTGCGACGAATCCTGATACAGGGGAGAAGCTGACAGCCGAGGAGATCAACTCAGAGTCTTTTTTGTTCCTGTATGTTTCGCCATATCATTCGTAGCTTTGACGGGAGGGAAACAGAAAAACAGGAGAATTAAAGGAAAGGAACAAACCGGCTTACGCATGTTTTTTTGGCCTCTAGTGTCGCCGGTGCGCATACGACTTCGAGCGCTTTGGTtgttctcctcttccatctcctccacaaCAAGCAGATCCTCAACAAATTCATCCAGGAGATTGACGCCGTCCTCCCGGGCCAAGAGTATCACGTCTACCCCTTCAAGGGCCTCGAGGCGTCCCTCCCCTACGGCATGGCCTGCATAAGAGAAGCCTTTCGCATCGCGCCCACAGCAGCGCTCCTACTACCCCGCGTCGTAACAAGCCCAGAAGGGGCCAGAATCGGCCAATGGCACATTCCTCAAGGGGTAAGTAAGCACAATAATGGTCTTCACTCTTGCCTgtccttttccctttccccttcctccccgctacttctttttttggCCCTTTCTCCCGCTAAATACGGAGTAACTAACCGCTGTACTGGGTCCGTTGGGTCTCAGACAAACTGCGCCATAGTGAGCACATGCCTGCACCACAACCCAGACATCTGGGGCCCGTCGCACAACGAGTACGACCCCTTGCGGTTTGTGGCAGGGAGTGAGCGGTATAACGCGATGTATCATACGTACCTGCTGCATTTCGGGCAGGGAAACCGGCAGTGCATCGGGCGGAACATCGCGCTCATGTCAATCTGGAAAATTCTCGTGTCAGTGCTAAAGAATTACGAGTTCGAGCTGGTGGACCCGGACGAGAAGTTTGTTATGTTGGAATATGGGGTTGGGGACAAAAAGGGGCCCTTGCATGTGCGTGTGAGGCGGAGGGGAGCTATCGAGCCTCGCCCTTGATTGTGCGGGATTTTGCATATCACTAAAACTCGGTGCTCGGGTTTATGATCGTGGGACTTATGATTTGAGGATTTTTAACGAGTCTTTCTGTCCACTACTGTATGTGATCGCCAAGAGAATGCTATGTTTCGCATGACTCTCTAAGACGCTTCCTTGCGCAATTTAAGTCTTATACTATACAGATCCATCTAATCCCTCCTAATAGACATTGTAGGCATAATAGGCGGACTGGCTAACGATCTGCACAAGCCCGGACTGTTTGTATATGCAGCCAAATCGCTACAAAGCCGACTGCATCACGTACAAGAAAAGCACTGCTTAGGTTCCCTTTCATCTATTCCCATGTTTCAAATCCGGGCCAATATCTCTACGAGAACAAGGGCTAGCAGGTGCCTAATCTCAGTCGCTCTCAGAGGCCCTACCGGGCACAGCAACGTCGGTCGCGCATACTCGCACCCGGGCAAGGGCGGCCGTCCCCTGCTGCAATTCGTGATGCTATCACCAAGCAAATTCCAAAACAGATAGCCGTCCACTGGCGGAGGCAGCTACACGGTCAACTCCAGCGAAGAAATGGTGATGCCTCAGGACTCGCGAGTCGTTCTATGCCTCCAGCGACAAGCTGTATACCTACTTCCAAGGCTGCTCGGCAGGTAGCCGCGAGGGCTACAGCCAGGTCCAACTCTTCACAGACCAATTAGACAGGACTGGTTCTGGCTGCTTAAACGGAGGATTTGTCTCGTATGTAGTTGTCAGAATGAGTTAATCCGTATTAGGACATCATATGGAACAGATATACTAATGGAATCCGCAGGAGCCTATATCTATGCGAGAGATGTCTACATAAGGACGAAGACACACACAACTATCTGAAGACATCAGATGAACACAATAGTTTGAACCTCCCCTCAGGGATCACTAGAGTAATTCTGACAGTAGTCAAAGCAACCTGGTAATCTTGAACCAGGAGGAAGCTGATGGATTGCTAGAAATCTACAACGAGTGGCAAGTTATGGTGCGATCTGTTAGGTAACAGCAGAGCCCTAGCTGGACGACCGATTTTAGCAGTATGTAGATTAAAAAAAGATACTAGTTTAAGATTAATTCTTTTCTATTTAGTTGTTTATgaacctcatcctcctgaTCCAACATAAAAGTCGCTATTGCAGGTGTTCCCAGTAGAGGAATGATCAGTACGTCTGATTTGTTTACAGTGGAGCCCCAGCTTCAACGTCTCCTAATGCCAAGGAAATAATGTTTGTAGGGATTGTCGCACTGAAACTGCTAAGGCGAGTATCACACGACAGGCATGGAATTTCTGGGCTTGTATAGGCGCTCCGATTTATTTATTGTGGAACCCGATAAAAGTGAAGTTGAATTGGTTCTGTACTTATTGTTCTCTTTCTCACGGGACCAACTCCGCACTCTCTGAGCTGCGACGTACGAGTTTAATTTAATCCATGCATGATATTTGAAAGCTAatagaaaaattatatttgTCTTGCGTGTCGAGGTGTAGCGTCTAGCTTCCAGTACAGCGTAATAGCCGAGAATGGaaaatatagtaatagtCGGAGCTACTTCTTAATATCCTCTGATCTCATTGAACAGACAAACTACTAGAAGATATAGACAGGGAAATCTTTCTAGATCTACCACGGACCCTCGTAATAACAGGTAGTGGAAGATTGTCAAAGCTACAGATCCGCTGTGGTAGCGGGACTAGGACGTTGTCACGGCCCAGGCCGGACCAGGTCACGAGACTAGCCCTCGCCCTGGCCACGTGCCACGCTAGCGCCCACCGGATATATATTCCGGCCACGTAGTTAGTTTAGCACCTCACGCTTAGTTTTCTTGCCATAATCGACTTATTGCTTAGAGTTGGTTCCAACAGACGTCGACTTTTCCATTAGAAAGCTCTTGGCTGATTGTCTAGTGCGCTccttaatatcttatatcttGGGTCAGACCAGCGCTCATTGAAGGAGACAGCTTCTAACTTACTGCTGTTTTATATTGAAAAGTCGCTGTATAAACATGTTGCATGATAGATAACCCGACTAAGCCTAATTAGTAAATATTGAAAGCCAAGAAGTCTGTATGTGCTCGCCTAAGTCCTAAAAGGGGCCTTTTCACCGGACTACACACTTCCATTTCATAAAGTTCCTCGAAGCTATGGGCCCGTTGCTCAATACCGTTGTTTGCGTACATTGATTCAAGGCATCCTTAGCCATTGAAGATACAAATCCCTCTCAAAAATGGGTTTGGTATCCCGTAGGAGCCAATACAACTCCTGTTTTGGCATCTGCGAGATGTTTTTGGAAACTTTTGTTCGGCGGAAAAAGCTGCATCACGGCACCGTACTCGTAGAGAATCTCAGCTCTTTCTATAGATCTAATTATCTGGTTTCTGACTATGTCTGCCGTGGTTTGAAGGTCTGTCCCGTCAATATGCGTCTCAATACAGTTCTGCGCTGCACCTTCAAAAGTGTTAGGAGAAAGGGTAATACTACTTTTCTGTTAAAAGTGATGACTACTCACCGCGGTCGAAAGGGGCAGTCTGCCCGGCTTCGCAATCAGGAAATTGCCAAGAATAATCGTGACCCATGTTTGGGTTCAACCCAGACAGCAGGCCATTATCTATATGTCCTTTGGATAAAGTATCTCGCGCATCAACCATAATTCCCGCGTAGTCATCACTACGGAACTAGATCTATCTGTCAGTCTTGCACTATGAGCGTTGGAAATGCGGACCAACCGGTGACCTAGACATATCCACTTCCGGTGGGTAAGATTTCACCAGAGTACTTCCGATGGTTTGACCCGCAGACGAAGCAATCGGATCTTGTGCTCCCAACCCGTCGGTCGACAACGGATTCTCCAAGGATATTATGCCCTGGGAGTCGTTACCTGGGCCGTGAATAGCCTGAGCAGTGTGCGCAGACGAAGGCTGCCACATATGATGGTCCTTGAAACCTTCGTCTGGCTTATGATGGATTTGAATAGACTGCGAGACGGATCTTTGCCTAGCCCGAAGCTTTTGTCCTGTGAGAAAGATCAGTTGTGGCACTCATACACACTGCAAGGAACTTACGCCATTTGCGTTGCGCGACAAGATTCTGGATCCTCCGCCTTTCCTCGTAGTCTGAAATTGCGTTCATCCCTGTTCTAGGGTGATCCTGGAACGAAAGGGGACGGAAAATTAGAGTAGAAGATTCGTTTGCAAGGGGAGGAGCTTTCTCGCTCCTGAACTCTGGGCTTTAAATACAGTCCGGCTCACTAACCGATTGACTCTGAAAGGAACGTACATATTGAGAACACAAGCGCCGAGAACCGTGCCTCGCAAGGTGATCCAACCAGGATTTCCGAGACACGCCCTCAACTATGGAACGATCTGACACGCTTCAATGCCATAAATCTAGCGTCCGGAAGCACTGTATGGGGCGCAAGAAGAGGGGGCGTGTTTGTTGCTTTCTTGAGGGGCGGGGCCGACGCAATGCGGCACAGCTAGATGCATGATCGCAACACCACTTAGATTCGGACGAAGCCAAACAGCACATCCCCGGCAATTTACTTTTCTAGGGTTTCAGCACGTACTGGATTCCTGGGCCTACCAACCATATCAAGGCTAGATATATTTTGGATGTAGTACGACAATTGCATATTATCCCCGGGGAATAATTGCGCGGAGTGGGAGATTCTGATGATGGAAACTGTTCGTGAGAGGAGCTCACTCACTATCTCTCACGGATCCTCCGCGTGTGGTCGTAGAGCATGGGTTGTAAGGTGTCGCTTGCGACCTAGACCTTCGTTCTACCGAGCTGTTGCAGGGGTGCTCCCCAGTCAAATGTACCTCATCTCCCTTCAATCAAAGAAACCGCACAGTTTATCTTGTAATACTTACTGTTACAGCCGTTGAACACTTATAGTAGGTACCATGAGGCAGCACATTTCTATTACTAGCCCGTACCGGAATTCCAAAGGCTACAGTTCCGTTCTGGTCACTAGTGATCCTGCGCGTTTCAAAAAGTCCacaccatggcctccagcCAGAACCATCTGGAGCCAAGGCTCCAACAAGTACCAATAGCTGAGCCTTGCCAGAGGCTGCTCGACCGGAAGGATTCGTGCGTGATCCTTGGGGGCGGTTGGTTGCTCTCTGAGTGTTGAGCAAGGTGCAACACCCGACCCCCTGACGACACCAAGGATCAGCGGGAAAGGCGCAATGGCTGCCGTTTAAAATGCATTAAAGAGATTTCCTGGGGGGCATCTTGGGCAGTCCAGGTCAGTCCAGGTTGCTGGCCTCTGTTGGCCATTtgggaagaaaaaagagTTACACTGAAACATTACGCGAGGAAGAATCAGATTAAATTGCGGCCAAATATAGATGGATGGCATGACAGAGCTTAGGTGGACCAGCAGATCCAATAATTATGCAAGATATGGCCTCGACTCCCCACGGCTCCAGTCGCTTGCGCTCAATTAGCGCAATCAGCTTTGCTGATCAGTTACCCGATAGAATAGGGAGGCAAGCCATAAATCTGTTGCAACCGAACACTACcagctgcaaaggaggaTGGAAGGAGGATGGGGACTTTTTGGCTACCGCTTGGAAACCGCAGAACGGACATATTAGCGCTGTTCAAGATGTAGCTTTGTGCTGGACAAAGTCTGACAACGGGAACCATTGCCGTCCAGATCTTAAGCTTTCGGATCAGATTAGATCTCACTGATACGGCCAGTAACTTATTCCTTGGCGCTTTGACGTGGCTAATAATGTTGTCACGATACGGTTTCCATTACTCAGCCTTTTAGGAGCGTTTCAAGCAAGTTAGTGGCAGGATGGAATAAAATCAGACtagcaacaccaccagcgtCAACGTACGAGTAGCCATCGAGGCCCCGCATCCAGGCCGCTCTAGCACCGCTCGATGTCGATTCGTGGTATAGCGGGTGCTAGCAGGCATTAATTGATTCGTCTCTGTCAGTCCCAGGATCTTGCCAGCCAGGCAGCCACGGCTTACTATTCTCCACACTGACTCAGTAATTGCCCGCCTTTCTGTACCGAGTTTCGGAGATGTGCTGAGTTGTTGGTTCTGATCCCCCCATCCGATCGCATCAGGTCATCCCCCTCTTTGGTCCTTCAAGAGTGCCATGAATATCGGACGTGCACGAGTGCCCATTCACCGTCGTGCCTTGCTGACTTTCCAACAATGACCGGAAAGCCGAGTCCTGCGCCATTAACTGCTCCGGCTTACCCCATTCGAGCACCTCTCCTTGACTCAGCACTAAGATCCTATCGAACTGCCGCACTATTTGCAAGTGGTGCACGATCATAAGCACTGTGGTTTCCGCAAAATTGCGGCGCAGCACCTGCATTACGTGTTCTTCACGGGCACTGTCAATGCTGGAGGTGACTTCGTCAAGGATGAGAATACGCGGCCTGGCCAGGAGTGCACGAGTTAGACAGAACAGCTGCTGCTCACCGCGCGATAAAGCAACACTGTCCATTTCGGCATCGAGGCCGCCTCGTGCAAGAATGACATCCCAGATCCCCACTTCCCTCAAGGCCCCGACAATCCGTCCTTCGGTGTGTCGTGAAAACGGGTCCGCATTGAAGCGGACCGTGCCGCGGAGAATGAGCGGCTCCTGCGGGATAGCCGTAATGCTTTGCCGCACTAGGAGCCGCGGAATGCTCGAGAGGGGAAGACCGTCCAGAAAGATCTCGCCCTTAGTGATCTCCGTTAGGCGAAGTATGGCGAGGATAAACGATGTCTTCCCGCTAGAATGGCAGTTAGCTCTGTAAAAGCATATCTGCAATGG
This sequence is a window from Aspergillus puulaauensis MK2 DNA, chromosome 6, nearly complete sequence. Protein-coding genes within it:
- a CDS encoding MBL fold metallo-hydrolase (COG:S;~EggNog:ENOG410PKES;~InterPro:IPR001279,IPR036866;~PFAM:PF00753), with translation MAGLHIPVSDATVRVRMVNTSGVMVVNAKPFIEPVQSGHETLNLPVAAFLLDHGPSGRKIMFDLGVRKEYWKLPASLQKRLGFVIPALRVDEDTTEILEQRGVALGEISSVIWSHYHWDHTGSMELFPKSTQLVVGPGFKASPRLLPGFPENIDSPIDSRAIEGRELREIVFDDSFQIGGFRAHDFFGDGSFYLLDTPGHCLGHICGLARTTPGPESTFVLLGGDICHFPGVFRPSPQLPLPDPIPSGVLDSGTTYFPRVCPCSLFAEAHPLRDSIPENSEPGAHPFYHVSTDESAAYIDPAESQRSVEKLVHFDTSPDVLVCLAHDETMLRQLPTLNEAPDDDLNGWRLRGYKERVHWGWLNELSRGGKPGRPRAIEGFWRDKKVWEGAKEELKRNGESASGVSL
- a CDS encoding Zn(II)2Cys6 transcription factor (COG:S;~EggNog:ENOG410PFFY;~InterPro:IPR036864,IPR007219,IPR001138;~PFAM:PF04082;~go_function: GO:0000981 - DNA-binding transcription factor activity, RNA polymerase II-specific [Evidence IEA];~go_function: GO:0003677 - DNA binding [Evidence IEA];~go_function: GO:0008270 - zinc ion binding [Evidence IEA];~go_process: GO:0006351 - transcription, DNA-templated [Evidence IEA];~go_process: GO:0006355 - regulation of transcription, DNA-templated [Evidence IEA]), with the translated sequence MNSQRRARLVCYRCHSKKIKCDLAQQSQSRSCRHCTQAKAACQLRPSKRGLGKRRVPRDVALDPPVEEARENIATQHSAPFWSPVARHAVAASQIPSPDSIQSNHGNQDPDEDCLPVNQASCFGDTGYMQLLSRDVANYAPTPATGSQQSILVPASNSNITISPPLQASFLESYAEYCHTWCPVLDQDLLLTHIDHSPLLQHALALCCNRVNPPLIRARDSADYYAVAKAHFHSGAEKNGLVLLASIMLFWWWSTGSATLVSMDNAWWWTGIAIRIAQEMGLHREPPSTLPQSTAGLRRRIWWTLFIRDRILALSQGRPTNIDQDFCTVEMSLPASITLNIRSPRTLSFNRDIHRLHLSYLTAVILLNLTHSQDSSPLPRASEVAIIAASCIARLWEDYLARGNIRFLSGDAGWEIAVALLALLDARRVEALRVPASADIETLRTALCEMARLWPSSRMFEVAFYRLFDECHGAAEHVGQGQEPADPLLMARDNPAIDPDNYNDNNAAETSASSPTTTDWMEYFPFITGATSALIDAVLARNPSSLAVFTGPLWPLDINEALQAFLAQPGVDWEEGVGVDLISGGL
- a CDS encoding alcohol dehydrogenase family protein (COG:Q;~EggNog:ENOG410PG9N;~InterPro:IPR013154,IPR013149,IPR002328,IPR036291, IPR011032;~PFAM:PF00107,PF08240;~TransMembrane:1 (i189-209o);~go_function: GO:0008270 - zinc ion binding [Evidence IEA];~go_function: GO:0016491 - oxidoreductase activity [Evidence IEA];~go_process: GO:0055114 - oxidation-reduction process [Evidence IEA]) gives rise to the protein MEMNAVVLHGPRHIRVERKPRPSILKADDAIVRVRYAGICGSELHPYRGHQKTTYGHIMGHEFTGIVDQVGSNVTTVKTGDLVVGLFSSACLNCWFCKYGYTNRCANSLALGTAQIDGGQAEYVRVPHADGTLVIAPPNINDELLIMMSDIFPTGYYGAMRAISYFETEGIKMPTNGALQMVKQPLKSAVFVCLGCGIVGLCAIMTAVVKGAGTVFCVDTIPDRLEQARRMGGIPLHLGVDDIQAIVLRATEGRGADAVVESVGNQAALAMAMELLRPCGVLSSVGFHQTEMPFTALQGYQKNINLNMGRAPVKAVFEEALELFTFHRTMFTDFISHRLPLAEAARGYELFESQEARKVLLQVSE